In Alphaproteobacteria bacterium US3C007, one genomic interval encodes:
- a CDS encoding NADP-dependent malic enzyme has translation MAKMKITREEALAFHLEPTPGKWEVSATVPMMTQRDLSLAYSPGVAVPCEAIAENPELAYDYTNKGNLVAVISNGTAVLGLGNLGALGSKPVMEGKSVLFKRFADVNSIDIELDTEDPDAFCKAVKLMGPSFGGINLEDIKAPECFIIEQRLKEEMDIPVFHDDQHGTAVICAAGLINALHISKKKIEDVKIVLNGAGAAGIACIELLKSMGAKHQNCFVCDSKGVIYQGRTEGMNQWKSAHAVKTESRSLDQVMQNADVFLGVSVKGAVTPQMLASMAPNPVIFAMANPDPEITPEEAHAVRKDAIVATGRSDYPNQVNNVLGFPYLFRGALDIHARAINDEMKIACAQALAALAREDVPDEVAMAYGQKLTFGREYIIPTPFDPRLIYRIPPAVAKAGIDTGAARRPIIDMEGYELSLKTRMDPTASILRGITERARVAQARMIFAEGDDPRVLRAAVMYQRSGFGKALVVGRQHDVAAKLDAAGMGDAVQELDVVNAANTEHLDAYKSFLFERLQRKGFDNADIHRLATRDRHVFSALMLAHGHGDGLVTGVTRKSAHVMGLLNHVFDADAEHGAAGVTALLHKGRIVLIADTLVHEWPEAEDLANIAERAADVARDFGLEPRVAFVSFSTFGYPVSERAEKLALAPKVLDARGVDFEYEGEMTVDVALNTQAQAHYPFSRLTGPANILVVPARHSASISVKLMQEMAGATVIGPILTGVDQSIQICASVSTATDILNMAVLAACKAGEGASRHG, from the coding sequence ATGGCGAAAATGAAAATCACGCGGGAAGAGGCGTTGGCCTTTCATCTCGAACCAACCCCGGGAAAATGGGAGGTATCTGCCACGGTTCCGATGATGACCCAACGTGATTTATCGCTCGCCTATTCACCTGGCGTTGCGGTGCCTTGTGAAGCCATCGCCGAGAACCCTGAGCTTGCCTATGATTATACAAATAAAGGCAATTTGGTTGCGGTTATTTCAAATGGCACGGCGGTTTTGGGGTTGGGTAATCTTGGCGCGCTGGGCAGCAAACCTGTGATGGAAGGTAAATCGGTTCTGTTCAAACGGTTCGCCGATGTGAACAGCATCGATATTGAGCTGGATACAGAGGATCCCGATGCGTTTTGCAAAGCGGTGAAGTTAATGGGCCCTAGTTTTGGCGGTATCAATCTCGAAGATATCAAGGCGCCGGAATGTTTTATCATTGAACAGCGCTTGAAAGAGGAAATGGATATCCCGGTTTTCCATGATGACCAGCATGGAACCGCGGTGATTTGTGCCGCAGGCCTAATCAATGCCCTGCATATCAGCAAGAAGAAGATCGAAGATGTCAAAATTGTTTTAAACGGCGCTGGTGCGGCTGGAATTGCCTGTATCGAATTGCTTAAATCGATGGGTGCAAAGCACCAAAATTGTTTTGTCTGCGATTCCAAAGGTGTGATTTATCAAGGCCGTACCGAGGGGATGAACCAGTGGAAATCGGCCCATGCGGTGAAAACAGAAAGCCGCAGCCTTGATCAGGTGATGCAAAATGCCGATGTGTTTTTGGGGGTTTCGGTGAAAGGCGCAGTCACACCGCAAATGCTGGCATCAATGGCGCCAAACCCGGTGATTTTCGCGATGGCCAATCCGGATCCGGAAATCACACCGGAAGAGGCCCATGCCGTGCGCAAAGACGCAATCGTTGCCACAGGGCGCAGCGATTACCCCAATCAGGTGAATAATGTTTTAGGGTTTCCATATTTATTTCGCGGGGCTTTAGACATCCATGCGCGCGCGATTAATGATGAAATGAAAATAGCCTGCGCGCAGGCTTTGGCCGCGCTGGCCCGCGAGGATGTACCTGATGAAGTGGCGATGGCCTATGGACAAAAATTAACCTTTGGCCGGGAGTATATCATTCCAACTCCGTTTGATCCGCGGCTTATTTATCGCATACCGCCTGCAGTGGCGAAAGCGGGTATTGATACCGGGGCCGCGCGGCGCCCGATTATCGATATGGAAGGTTATGAGCTGTCGCTGAAAACCCGGATGGATCCAACCGCCAGCATTTTGCGCGGAATAACCGAGCGCGCGCGCGTCGCGCAGGCTCGGATGATCTTTGCCGAGGGCGATGATCCGCGGGTGTTGCGCGCCGCGGTGATGTATCAGCGCTCGGGATTTGGTAAAGCGTTGGTGGTGGGCCGCCAGCATGATGTTGCGGCGAAGCTTGATGCGGCCGGGATGGGCGATGCCGTGCAAGAGCTTGACGTTGTGAATGCCGCTAATACCGAGCATCTTGATGCGTATAAATCCTTCTTGTTCGAGCGTTTGCAACGCAAAGGTTTTGACAATGCCGATATTCACCGCCTGGCAACCCGCGACCGTCATGTTTTCTCTGCTTTGATGCTGGCGCATGGCCATGGCGATGGTTTGGTGACGGGGGTAACGCGCAAATCAGCGCATGTGATGGGGCTGCTCAACCATGTTTTTGACGCAGATGCCGAACATGGGGCGGCGGGGGTGACGGCGCTGTTGCATAAGGGTCGGATCGTTTTGATCGCGGATACTTTGGTGCATGAATGGCCCGAAGCCGAGGATCTGGCAAATATTGCAGAACGCGCCGCTGATGTGGCCCGCGACTTCGGCCTAGAGCCGCGCGTGGCATTTGTGAGCTTTTCCACATTTGGCTATCCCGTATCAGAGCGGGCTGAAAAGCTTGCTTTAGCCCCGAAAGTGCTGGATGCGCGCGGCGTTGATTTCGAATATGAAGGCGAGATGACCGTTGATGTGGCGCTGAATACGCAAGCGCAGGCGCATTATCCGTTTTCGCGGCTGACTGGGCCGGCCAACATCTTGGTGGTGCCAGCACGCCATTCGGCAAGCATATCGGTGAAACTGATGCAGGAAATGGCTGGCGCCACGGTGATCGGACCAATTCTTACGGGCGTGGATCAATCCATACAAATATGCGCGTCGGTTTCCACAGCAACAGATATTCTGAACATGGCTGTTTTGGCAGCTTGCAAAGCAGGCGAGGGGGCATCGCGCCATGGATGA